Proteins encoded within one genomic window of Fragaria vesca subsp. vesca linkage group LG1, FraVesHawaii_1.0, whole genome shotgun sequence:
- the LOC101298355 gene encoding beta-galactosidase-like yields the protein MWNCNKLKANASMFLLLFLFSWLSSATASVSYDHRAIIIDGQKRILLSGSIHYPRSTPEMWPDLIQKAKDGGLDVIQTYVFWNGHEPSPGKYYFEDRYDLVKFIKLVKQAGLYVHLRIGPYVCAEWNFGGFPAWLKYVPGIEFRTDNEPFKAAMKTFTEKIVGMMKAEGLFQPQGGPIIMSQIENEYGPVEWEIKAPGKAYTNWTAQMALGLDTGVPWIMCKQEDAPDPIIDTCNGFYCENFTPNKKYKPKMWTEVWTGWYTEFGGAVPTRPAQDLAFSVARFIQNGGSFANYYMYHGGTNFDRTSGLFVATSYDYDAPLDEYGLPREPKWSHLKYLHKAIKLAEAALVATDPAVSSLGKSQEAHVFNSTSGCAAFLANYDTKYSSRVSFGNRQYKLPPWSISILPDCITDVLNTGRVGQSPPVDMTPVNTTLSWQSYIEDAASSADDSTFTLDGLYEQINITRDATDYLWYMTDITIGPNEEFLKNGSYPLLTIDSAGHALHVFINGQLSGTVYAGLAFPKLRFNDTVKLRAGINKLALLSIAVGLPNVGLHFETWNAGVLGPVTLKGLNSGTWNMSRWKWTYKIGMRGEALSLHTVKGSSSVEWVEGPLLAQKQPLTWYKSIFRAPPGNAPLALDMISMGKGQVWINGRSIGRHWPGYIAHGSCGNCSYAGTYTENKCRTNCGQPSQRWYHVPRSWLNQSENLLVVFEEWGGDPTKISLVARSYESLEQTLYNIASSNHLRLQL from the exons ATGTGGAACTGTAACAAGTTGAAGGCCAATGCCTCCATGTTCCTGCTGTTGTTTCTGTTTTCATGGCTGTCTTCTGCTACAGCCTCTGTGAGTTATGACCATAGAGCTATAATAATTGATGGACAGAAGAGAATTCTGCTATCTGGTTCCATCCACTATCCCAGAAGCACACCTGAG ATGTGGCCGGATTTAATCCAGAAGGCTAAAGATGGAGGTTTAGATGTTATACAAACCTATGTGTTTTGGAACGGGCACGAGCCTTCTCCAGGGAAGTATTATTTTGAGGATAGATATGATTTGGTTAAGTTCATCAAGCTGGTCAAACAAGCAGGGCTATATGTACATCTCCGGATTGGTCCTTATGTTTGTGCTGAATGGAACTTTGGGGGGTTCCCTGCTTGGCTCAAATATGTTCCTGGAATTGAGTTTAGAACAGATAATGAGCCTTTCAAGGCAGCAATGAAAACATTTACAGAAAAAATTGTTGGTATGATGAAGGCAGAAGGGCTATTTCAACCTCAGGGAGGTCCCATCATTATGTCTCAGATAGAAAATGAGTATGGACCTGTGGAGTGGGAAATCAAAGCCCCTGGTAAAGCATATACCAATTGGACGGCGCAAATGGCTCTTGGTCTTGACACTGGGGTCCCATGGATAATGTGCAAGCAAGAGGATGCTCCCGACCCAATT ATTGATACTTGCAATGGTTTTTACTGTGAGAACTTCACTCCAAACAAGAAGTATAAACCTAAAATGTGGACAGAAGTCTGGACTGGCTG GTATACAGAATTTGGAGGGGCAGTTCCTACTAGACCTGCACAAGACTTAGCATTTTCAGTAGCAAGGTTTATTCAAAATGGTGGTTCTTTTGCTAACTATTATATG TATCATGGAGGAACAAATTTTGACCGAACTTCTGGCCTTTTCGTTGCAACTAGCTATGACTATGATGCACCTCTAGATGAATATG GACTACCAAGGGAACCAAAGTGGAGTCATTTGAAATATTTGCACAAAGCTATCAAATTAGCTGAGGCAGCTTTAGTGGCTACTGATCCTGCAGTGTCATCACTTGGAAAGAGTCAAGAG GCTCATGTATTCAATTCAACTTCTGGGTGTGCTGCATTTCTTGCAAACTACGACACAAAATACTCGTCAAGAGTGAGCTTTGGGAATAGGCAATATAAGCTGCCACCCTGGTCTATAAGCATTCTTCCTGACTGCATAACCGACGTTCTCAACACGGGAAGG GTTGGCCAGAGCCCGCCAGTGGATATGACACCAGTAAATACCACCCTTTCTTGGCAGTCGTACATCGAAGATGCTGCCTCTTCTGCTGATGACAGTACATTTACATTGGATGGGCTCTATGAGCAAATAAATATCACTAGAGATGCAACAGACTACTTATGGTACATGACAGA TATCACAATAGGTCCTAATGAAGAATTTCTAAAGAATGGTTCTTATCCTCTTCTTACTATTGATTCAGCTGGACATGCCTTGCATGTTTTCATCAATGGTCAACTATCAG GAACTGTTTATGCGGGATTGGCCTTTCCAAAATTAAGATTTAATGACACTGTGAAGCTCCGAGCTGGCATCAACAAGCTTGCTTTACTAAGCATTGCTGTTGGTCTGCCG AATGTTGGTTTGCACTTTGAGACTTGGAACGCTGGAGTTCTAGGGCCAGTCACATTGAAGGGTCTGAATTCAGGAACATGGAACATGTCACGGTGGAAATGGACCTACAAG ATTGGAATGAGAGGTGAAGCTTTAAGCCTCCACACTGTTAAGGGGAGTTCTTCTGTTGAATGGGTAGAAGGACCATTATTGGCTCAAAAACAACCCCTTACATGGTACAAG TCTATATTTCGTGCACCACCGGGCAATGCTCCATTAGCTTTAGATATGATTAGCATGGGAAAAGGTCAAGTATGGATCAATGGTAGAAGCATCGGGCGCCACTGGCCTGGATACATAGCACATGGTAGCTGTGGAAATTGCTCTTATGCTGGAACTTACACTGAAAACAAATGCCGAACGAATTGTGGCCAGCCGTCTCAGAGATG GTACCATGTTCCGCGGTCGTGGTTGAACCAGAGTGAAAATTTGTTGGTGGTGTTTGAAGAATGGGGTGGTGATCCGACTAAGATTTCCTTGGTAGCAAGAAGCTATGAAAGTTTAGAGCAGACCCTCTATAACATAGCGAGCTCCAATCATTTGAGATTGCAACTGTAG
- the LOC101299132 gene encoding uncharacterized protein LOC101299132 produces MTSVPELTDLFTRLATHLNDTSLPHRTSQDQQAESALGLSISNLNQSLNLGGNSRVRVLDTVLSLMCFKAPQVFDSVIAYSVKTIVTVLLSSIRCDVFRRPKDEILVIGSSISRRDCGDWIESCGEILEKLEGHGKLSESLLCAIVRVASSASLYRQPSIPIRDVKSVDGRNSLISKLLCHLPSATLLDNDKISLRLLIWYLDPLVLKRDVSNILQVAMRRPFLCLSKEFHESTEWRSIIISLVLSPMMFVEARVLLHRWFLLTGLASVHELLIQLVSVTLDVILRPMFWDISAELGGKLPFSNAYFPYNHHLLRNLAGPLSYDGFLHLLNETSEPVPSAKTQLYPSIKSPILKVSAVDHKSIWSLAINFPDWFYFASALLFSEKGSHNNCHKVCLLAASKVGKTHYEELPSIAAARYIAWILSPVSKSHQNRLADCLIKHSESPAFKQSRDKETFYKKKLKKLKLCEEDHTSTREYDDQSIAVWLNGFNKICTVYCCENVNSYESSERKPSGGLSLQKNVLFQRIPLGILLCCSSRLSEEGLELLLNYATTGRIFQSRETKTPGLKHIKWNSRGNKNPISWTDECNEKEVVAGAFLVFSFTDIVESMCSSLFETQEASIDFICRVKVQVGKYLIKCIKRFIQLGVDDDVVVMDLCSRLEQWRHQGRVVLELQKDVDNVIQVLNQIFAFCVS; encoded by the exons ATGACCTCAGTGCCGGAACTGACCGACCTCTTCACCCGGCTCGCCACCCACTTAAACGACACGTCGTTGCCTCATCGCACTTCCCAAGACCAACAAGCCGAATCTGCTCTGGGCCTATCAATTTCGAATCTGAACCAGTCCCTAAACCTCGGCGGCAATTCTAGGGTTAGGGTTTTGGACACGGTCCTATCTCTGATGTGCTTCAAAGCGCCCCAG GTTTTCGATTCGGTGATTGCGTATTCGGTGAAGACAATTGTCACTGTTTTGTTGTCTTCGATTCGCTGTGACGTCTTTCGGAGACCGAAAGATGAAATCTTGGTGATTGGGAGCTCCATTTCTCGCCGAGATTGCGGTGATTGGATCGAATCGTGTGGTGAGATTCTTGAGAAATTGGAGGGACATG GTAAGCTTTCGGAGTCTTTACTGTGTGCCATTGTGAGAGTTGCTAGTTCGGCATCTCTGTATCGGCAGCCGTCAATTCCCATTCGTGATGTGAAATCAGTGGATGGGAGGAATAGCTTGATTTCGAAGCTGCTATGTCATTTGCCTAGTGCAACGTTGCTTGATAACGACAAAATATCTCTCAG GTTGCTGATTTGGTATCTTGATCCACTGGTTTTGAAGCGTGATGTTTCAAACATCTTGCAAGTAGCCATGAGGAGGCCATTCCTTTGTTTGAGTAAAGAGTTTCATGAGAGTACTGAGTGGCGCTCCATTATCATATCCTTGGTACTTTCTCCCATGATGTTTGTTGAGGCCAGAGTTTTGTTGCACAGATGGTTCCTACTCAC GGGTTTGGCTTCTGTGCATGAGCTTCTAATTCAATTGGTCTCAGTGACATTAGATGTGATTTTGAGACCCATGTTCTGGGACATATCAGCAGAATTGGGAGGAAAGTTACCGTTTTCCAATGCTTATTTTCCTTACAACCACCACTTGTTAAGGAACTTGGCTGGACCCCTCTCCTATGATGGTTTCCTACATCTACTGAACGAGACAAGTGAACCGGTACCTTCTGCCAAGACTCAACTTTATCCATCTATTAAGTCACCTATACTGAAGGTTTCAGCTGTCGATCACAAGTCTATCTG GTCCCTGGCTATCAACTTCCCAGATTGGTTCTACTTTGCTTCTGCATTGCTGTTCTCAGAGAAAGGTTCCCACAACAATTGTCATAAAGTATGCTTATTGGCAGCATCCAAAGTTGGGAAAACACATTATGAAGAACTGCCTTCCATTGCGGCAGCAAGGTACATCGCTTGGATTTTGAGTCCTGTTAGTAAGTCTCACCAGAATAGGCTGGCCGATTGCTTGATTAAACATTCAGAGTCCCCGGCTTTTAAACAGTCACGTGACAAAGAAACATTCTACAAGAAGAAACTCAAGAAACTCAAACTCTGTGAAGAGGATCATACTTCCACAAGAGAGTATGATGATCAAAGCATTGCAGTCTGGCTCAATGGATTCAATAAAATATGCACGGTATATTGCTGTGAAAATGTTAACAGTTATGAATCATCTGAAAGAAAACCATCCGGTGGTCTTAGTCTGCAGAAAAATGTCTTGTTCCAGAGAATCCCACTAGGTATCTTGCTTTGTTGCTCCAGTCGTCTCAGTGAAGAGGGATTAGAACTGCTGCTGAATTATGCCACCACGGGCAGAATTTTTCAGTCAAGGGAAACTAAGACTCCCGGACTGAAGCATATAAAATGGAACTCCAGAGGGAATAAGAACCCAATTTCATGGACTGATGAATGTAACGAAAAAGAGGTTGTAGCAGGTGCATTTCTTGTTTTCAGCTTCACCGATATTGTTGAAAGTATGTGTTCTTCACTATTTGAGACCCAAGAGGCTAGCATAGACTTCATTTGCCGGGTGAAAGTGCAGGTCGGCAAATACTTGATTAAATGCATTAAGAGGTTCATTCAACTCGGAGTTGATGATGATGTGGTGGTGATGGATCTCTGCAGTAGATTGGAGCAGTGGAGGCATCAAGGACGAGTAGTATTGGAGCTCCAGAAAGATGTTGATAATGTCATTCAAGTCCTAAATCAGATATTTGCCTTCTGTGTTTCATGA